In Caldisphaera lagunensis DSM 15908, a single genomic region encodes these proteins:
- a CDS encoding ABC transporter permease — MSQAMIYDMKRTITKPLVIILIIGLVAAGIGVAYLEVRALSAQSSSYSVVYAMGIANNGTKIIALAINPQGNAIGNAKVLINNSWYVTNSSGYLTINQPNGTGFTFTNPTTIQINGVNYTATLSMVSLTGVNLKEKTAIIYVGTTTFPINGVNQNNITYRVYFAQESLTRFERGISSNLNYTYIGNITGFTIAKFNVKINVNEPVIFVRLEPMGTAYKLGNMTFTTTSSTLEVPDLQKTAITTASYVFAEFFPLVGLFLVNEMFASLRANGAIDFIASRPITRKQLLVSRYIGGTFALIVGSLITSLLIPITVSYLMGTSVSLNTIGKMFGMLLVDTIGFYSLLYLISSSIRKDFIPIGIVLYLILYLFNIFNIVALFTGIFDLMYVTPYGLYEVVMGGINLGFSASANNLIVSISGILWIIVPIILAIIIYDKNDLP; from the coding sequence ATGAGTCAGGCTATGATATATGATATGAAAAGGACAATAACAAAGCCTTTAGTAATTATACTTATAATTGGTTTGGTTGCTGCAGGAATAGGTGTTGCATATCTTGAAGTAAGAGCATTATCTGCTCAATCTTCTAGCTATTCCGTTGTATATGCTATGGGAATTGCAAATAATGGTACAAAAATTATAGCATTAGCAATAAACCCTCAAGGAAATGCAATAGGTAATGCTAAAGTCTTAATAAATAATAGCTGGTATGTTACAAATTCCAGCGGATACTTAACAATAAATCAACCTAATGGAACGGGTTTTACATTTACAAATCCTACAACAATTCAAATAAATGGGGTAAATTATACTGCAACTCTATCAATGGTGTCTCTTACTGGTGTTAATTTAAAAGAAAAAACAGCCATTATTTATGTAGGAACTACAACATTTCCAATAAATGGGGTAAACCAAAATAATATTACATATAGGGTCTACTTTGCTCAAGAAAGCTTAACTAGATTTGAAAGAGGGATTTCATCAAATTTAAACTATACTTATATCGGTAACATTACTGGATTTACAATAGCCAAATTCAATGTTAAAATAAATGTTAATGAGCCTGTTATATTTGTTAGGCTAGAACCGATGGGAACAGCATATAAATTAGGAAACATGACATTTACAACAACATCATCTACTCTTGAAGTTCCTGACCTTCAGAAAACCGCTATAACAACAGCTTCATATGTTTTTGCAGAATTCTTCCCACTAGTAGGTTTGTTCTTGGTAAATGAAATGTTTGCAAGCCTTAGGGCAAATGGAGCAATAGACTTTATTGCATCAAGGCCTATAACAAGAAAACAATTATTAGTCTCTAGATATATTGGGGGAACTTTTGCCTTAATCGTTGGATCTTTAATTACATCATTATTAATACCAATAACCGTTTCTTATCTCATGGGGACAAGTGTTTCATTAAATACAATTGGTAAAATGTTTGGAATGCTTTTAGTAGATACGATTGGATTTTATTCTCTTCTCTATTTAATTTCCTCATCAATAAGAAAAGATTTTATACCAATAGGCATAGTATTATATCTTATTTTATATTTATTCAACATATTTAATATTGTAGCATTGTTTACAGGCATTTTTGATTTAATGTATGTTACTCCCTATGGATTATATGAGGTTGTTATGGGTGGAATTAATCTTGGATTTAGCGCATCTGCAAATAATCTTATTGTTTCCATATCAGGCATTTTATGGATTATAGTACCAATAATTCTAGCAATAATAATTTATGATAAAAATGATTTACCTTAA
- a CDS encoding tetratricopeptide repeat protein: protein MDETETLYKVAESMLCMMKWNYCEETYRMLINMVSNKRSTDLNLAGLWHGYAICLERTGKKEESIKAYRIALELYLNNFDKDKRKSYLWGGWCAFKLGKYDLSYRLFEKAVKEDPGYAYSWLSLSMASNKIGNKKRGKEALENYYKIVKLSPYKKRECEGKLMLYQAYGESNGWVKDYIEKLINKIKDDPSLIACRD, encoded by the coding sequence ATGGATGAGACAGAAACATTGTATAAAGTAGCGGAATCTATGTTATGTATGATGAAGTGGAATTATTGCGAAGAAACCTACAGGATGCTTATTAACATGGTTAGTAATAAAAGAAGCACTGATTTAAATTTAGCAGGACTATGGCATGGTTATGCAATATGTCTTGAAAGGACAGGAAAAAAAGAAGAAAGCATAAAAGCTTATAGGATAGCATTGGAACTCTACTTAAACAATTTTGATAAAGATAAAAGAAAATCTTACTTATGGGGAGGTTGGTGTGCATTTAAGCTTGGAAAATATGATTTATCATATAGACTTTTCGAAAAAGCTGTTAAAGAAGATCCAGGGTATGCTTATTCTTGGTTATCCCTTTCAATGGCGTCTAACAAAATTGGAAATAAAAAGAGAGGTAAAGAAGCACTTGAAAATTATTATAAAATAGTTAAATTAAGCCCATATAAGAAAAGAGAATGTGAGGGAAAATTAATGCTATATCAAGCATATGGAGAATCAAATGGATGGGTTAAAGATTATATTGAGAAATTAATTAATAAAATAAAAGATGATCCATCTTTGATTGCATGTAGGGATTAA
- a CDS encoding ABC transporter substrate-binding protein, producing MTQGKLFTLSLVLFLIFLFSISLISFYEIKTLSSEILSLRSSISSMNSSLLLQQNKLNNYLNLTISSINNVSHDLAYEVNNINKTLNEKINVLKIETSFPVLIVDALNKTVYIPYQPHRIVSLDPSSTLDILALGYGKYLVGVDNDSIYYLPYPYNNTIFQLYKNKTVTDIGSTYTGADIEQILALRPDLVIGSEGWGYDNYISEILNQYGIPVLLLPSMNSISDIYKSVLMTGEAIGNGYKASILVYNMSSEIFNITNKVINVKPINVTIIGWINPTYATGGNNFINSLISLANGRNIFSNISGWPVISPEELLNANPSVIIIVSNYFNQTSLYQWLNSSIGNAYLNINAIKNNRVYVISGYYQSIIDEPSVYAPLALKLIAEILYPSNFNVTVPNNINPSNFNLG from the coding sequence ATGACTCAAGGAAAATTGTTTACTTTATCTTTAGTATTATTTTTGATATTTCTTTTTTCAATTTCTTTAATTTCATTTTATGAAATAAAAACATTATCAAGCGAAATTCTATCACTAAGATCTTCAATTAGTTCAATGAATTCCTCACTATTATTGCAACAAAATAAATTAAATAATTATCTAAATTTGACAATTTCTAGTATAAACAATGTTTCGCATGATCTAGCCTATGAAGTAAATAATATTAATAAAACATTAAATGAAAAAATTAATGTTTTAAAAATCGAAACAAGCTTTCCTGTTTTAATAGTAGATGCGTTGAATAAAACAGTATATATTCCATATCAACCTCATAGAATTGTGAGCCTTGATCCTTCATCAACTCTTGATATTCTAGCTCTGGGCTATGGCAAGTATTTAGTGGGGGTGGATAACGATAGCATTTATTATTTACCTTATCCTTATAACAACACTATTTTTCAACTATACAAAAACAAAACTGTTACAGACATAGGTAGCACTTATACAGGTGCTGATATAGAGCAAATTTTGGCATTAAGGCCTGATTTGGTTATAGGAAGTGAAGGGTGGGGATATGATAATTATATATCTGAGATCTTGAATCAATATGGAATTCCTGTATTGCTACTTCCATCTATGAATTCTATATCAGATATCTATAAATCAGTTTTGATGACTGGAGAAGCTATTGGAAACGGGTATAAAGCCTCAATATTGGTTTATAATATGTCATCAGAAATTTTCAACATAACAAATAAAGTAATTAATGTTAAACCAATAAACGTTACTATTATAGGATGGATCAATCCAACTTATGCAACTGGTGGAAACAATTTTATTAATAGCTTAATAAGTTTAGCTAACGGAAGAAATATTTTTTCAAATATATCGGGTTGGCCAGTTATTAGTCCAGAGGAACTACTAAACGCAAATCCCAGTGTTATAATAATAGTTAGCAATTACTTCAATCAAACCTCTTTATATCAATGGCTAAACTCTTCCATAGGGAACGCTTATTTAAACATAAATGCGATTAAAAACAATAGGGTATATGTTATAAGTGGATATTATCAAAGCATTATTGATGAGCCATCAGTATATGCCCCGCTTGCTTTAAAATTAATTGCGGAGATTTTGTATCCATCAAATTTTAACGTGACAGTTCCTAATAATATAAATCCCTCTAATTTCAATTTAGGGTGA
- a CDS encoding GlcG/HbpS family heme-binding protein, translated as MKEVPDFLNLNLARKIINGMIKFSQDNNMLPGSYAVVDKGGHLIAFERRDNALPLTCDLAIDKAWTAATMLSARQLEVITSGQIWRLNVKYKGRLTIIPGTVPLISHNRVIGGIGHSGESPENDERISQAGLSSFYIEDDIKINVEPILSQSREIANELMEYVISNKLNPVAITITDEYGWPYLIYRMDGTPSGFLEISRDRAWTAAVFSKPSDEVEENISYTIGINWNERLNVSPGGIPFKLKGFSGAIGVAGNKPDVDKLIAINIIKKYQ; from the coding sequence ATGAAAGAAGTACCTGATTTTCTTAATTTAAATTTAGCAAGGAAAATAATAAATGGGATGATTAAATTTTCTCAAGATAATAACATGTTACCAGGAAGCTATGCTGTAGTTGATAAGGGAGGACATTTAATTGCATTTGAAAGAAGAGATAATGCTTTGCCTTTAACATGCGATCTGGCTATTGATAAGGCATGGACTGCGGCAACTATGCTTTCAGCAAGACAGCTTGAGGTTATAACATCTGGTCAGATATGGAGATTAAATGTTAAATATAAAGGAAGATTAACCATAATTCCAGGAACGGTACCTTTAATTTCTCATAACAGGGTAATAGGAGGTATAGGTCATAGCGGAGAATCTCCAGAAAATGATGAAAGAATATCTCAAGCGGGCTTAAGCAGTTTTTACATAGAAGATGATATAAAGATCAATGTTGAACCTATTCTTTCCCAATCGAGAGAAATAGCAAATGAATTAATGGAATATGTTATTTCTAATAAATTAAATCCTGTTGCTATTACAATAACAGACGAGTATGGATGGCCATACTTAATTTATAGAATGGATGGCACGCCCTCTGGATTTTTGGAAATATCTAGAGATAGAGCATGGACAGCAGCCGTTTTTAGCAAACCTTCTGATGAAGTAGAAGAAAATATTAGCTATACTATTGGAATTAACTGGAATGAAAGGTTAAATGTAAGTCCAGGAGGTATTCCATTTAAATTAAAAGGATTTTCAGGTGCTATTGGAGTTGCGGGAAATAAACCAGATGTTGATAAACTAATAGCCATTAATATAATTAAAAAATATCAATAA
- a CDS encoding NAD(P)/FAD-dependent oxidoreductase: MYVDIAIVGGGIAGLSVAMELSKYNIDVAVIEKNNDVGLETTSTNHNLICQGADSLSFRPGTLHAELNIKSIPLWPKLSKNLNFKFKRIGGIWLIRDKVDYQKFLKLKSRSFKQSTKPDAPYYIPKEDFTPVEFIDRKTVLDMEPYINKDILGALYDPNLATVDPKEVAKAYAENANYNGVKFLLNTEVKMIRREGIGFSIETNNGNIKASFVINAAGINIDRIADFVKAKNFSYVPLKGTITDFDEEIGKMINHEVHVLPRNEAPNMVTALPTIHGNFRSGIYMELTYRSNNEVTKYAVDYNINVAKKLFPDINFENHIIKSFTGFMAYTNPDTGWHDFVIDIPEYVPNWINILLGPAGVSASPMIGKYVVELIKNTGFKIEEKSNYSPTGRKVIS, from the coding sequence TTGTATGTTGATATAGCTATCGTAGGAGGTGGTATTGCTGGTTTATCTGTTGCAATGGAACTCTCAAAATACAATATAGATGTAGCAGTTATTGAAAAGAATAATGATGTTGGATTAGAAACAACAAGTACAAATCACAATCTTATATGTCAAGGAGCCGATTCACTATCATTTAGACCAGGAACTTTACATGCTGAACTAAATATAAAGAGCATACCTCTATGGCCCAAGCTATCTAAAAACTTAAATTTTAAATTTAAAAGAATTGGTGGGATTTGGCTGATTAGAGATAAAGTAGATTATCAAAAATTTCTTAAGCTCAAATCCAGATCATTTAAGCAATCAACAAAACCTGATGCACCATATTATATACCCAAAGAAGATTTTACTCCCGTAGAATTTATCGATAGGAAAACAGTTTTAGATATGGAGCCTTATATAAACAAAGATATTCTAGGAGCACTATATGATCCCAATTTAGCAACAGTTGATCCTAAAGAAGTTGCGAAGGCATATGCTGAAAATGCTAATTATAATGGTGTTAAATTTTTGCTTAATACAGAAGTTAAGATGATAAGAAGAGAAGGCATAGGTTTCTCTATTGAGACAAATAATGGAAATATTAAAGCCTCTTTTGTAATAAATGCGGCAGGAATTAATATTGATAGAATAGCTGATTTTGTAAAGGCTAAAAATTTTTCATATGTTCCATTGAAGGGAACCATCACCGATTTTGATGAAGAAATTGGTAAAATGATTAATCATGAGGTTCACGTCCTTCCAAGAAATGAAGCACCAAATATGGTTACAGCATTACCTACTATTCATGGAAACTTCAGGTCTGGTATTTATATGGAATTAACTTATAGAAGCAATAATGAGGTAACAAAATATGCTGTAGACTATAACATTAATGTAGCAAAAAAGTTGTTCCCGGATATCAATTTTGAAAATCACATTATAAAGTCTTTTACTGGATTTATGGCTTATACAAATCCTGATACTGGTTGGCACGACTTTGTTATTGATATCCCAGAATATGTTCCAAATTGGATTAATATATTATTGGGCCCTGCCGGTGTTAGTGCTTCGCCAATGATAGGTAAATATGTTGTTGAATTGATTAAAAATACTGGATTTAAGATTGAGGAAAAGAGCAATTATAGTCCAACTGGTAGGAAGGTGATTTCATGA
- a CDS encoding AMP-binding protein → MGKPIRYELTLDKLFTSTLIRSPEKEIVDRDVKRYTYKEFFDRIKRLSSGLESLNLNKGARIGVIEWNTSQYLEMFFGIPLQGSILHTINLRLSPEEILYTIKYAEDEALVFRDEFLPLVEKIAPSLQFVKHWIIINETGSLPSTKLKPVYHYDDLIKLGSTNYEFKALKEDEDASIFFTSGTTGFPKPVVHSHGGMLVEGLKAGSLHLNLNEDDVFLWYSSPSWMMWNVTLFGLVKGATVVYYDGSPMIKNLTPLWEVAEKEKLTILGTSAPFIHGVMKAGLDPKSQFNLKLLKELGSTGAPRSPQGYEWVYNHVKEDIWLNSASGGTDICSGFVGGCPILPVYKGETHANGSA, encoded by the coding sequence ATGGGTAAACCCATTAGATATGAATTAACTCTTGATAAGCTCTTTACTTCAACTTTAATAAGATCTCCTGAAAAAGAGATAGTTGATAGAGATGTAAAAAGATATACATATAAGGAATTTTTTGATAGAATTAAAAGATTATCCTCAGGATTAGAATCATTAAATTTAAATAAAGGTGCGAGAATTGGGGTTATCGAATGGAATACATCCCAATATCTAGAGATGTTCTTTGGTATTCCTCTGCAAGGTTCTATTTTACATACAATAAATCTAAGATTGTCTCCAGAGGAAATATTATATACAATAAAATATGCTGAAGATGAAGCATTAGTTTTTAGAGATGAATTTCTACCTCTTGTTGAAAAGATCGCTCCTTCTTTACAATTTGTAAAACATTGGATTATAATAAATGAAACAGGTTCTCTTCCAAGTACAAAATTAAAACCAGTTTACCATTACGATGATTTGATTAAGTTAGGGTCAACAAACTATGAGTTTAAGGCATTAAAAGAAGATGAAGATGCCTCAATATTCTTTACATCAGGAACAACTGGATTTCCAAAACCAGTAGTGCATTCTCATGGTGGCATGCTCGTTGAAGGTTTAAAAGCTGGAAGTCTTCATTTGAATTTAAATGAAGATGATGTATTTTTATGGTATTCTTCTCCTTCATGGATGATGTGGAATGTTACTTTATTTGGCCTTGTAAAAGGTGCAACTGTTGTTTATTATGATGGAAGCCCTATGATCAAAAACTTAACCCCACTTTGGGAAGTTGCAGAAAAAGAAAAATTAACAATCTTAGGTACAAGCGCCCCCTTCATTCATGGAGTTATGAAGGCTGGTTTAGATCCAAAGTCGCAATTTAATCTTAAATTATTAAAAGAATTGGGCTCAACTGGAGCCCCTCGATCACCGCAAGGATATGAATGGGTTTATAATCATGTTAAAGAAGATATTTGGCTGAATTCAGCAAGTGGAGGGACAGATATATGTTCAGGCTTTGTTGGAGGTTGTCCAATACTTCCAGTATATAAAGGAGAAACGCATGCAAATGGCTCGGCGTAA
- a CDS encoding AMP-binding enzyme, producing MVIELPMPSMPLYFWNDPEYKWYKESYFSMFPNVWWQGDWIMIKDNGSAIIFGRSDSTIKRKGVRIGTLDIYKVVESLPEILNSMAVEVKGNLILFVVLRPNVVLDENLKNKINSALKQNLGPYFLADYIIQVNDIPTTFNFKKLEVPVKKILLGWDLKKAVNIETVINPEALYHLIDKAKPIAEKLSENI from the coding sequence ATGGTAATAGAGTTACCAATGCCTTCTATGCCATTATATTTCTGGAACGATCCTGAATATAAATGGTATAAAGAAAGCTATTTTTCGATGTTTCCAAATGTTTGGTGGCAGGGAGATTGGATTATGATAAAAGATAATGGTAGCGCAATAATATTTGGCAGGTCTGATTCAACTATAAAAAGAAAGGGAGTAAGAATTGGAACTTTAGATATTTATAAAGTGGTTGAATCTTTACCAGAAATATTAAATAGTATGGCAGTAGAAGTTAAGGGGAATTTGATTTTATTTGTTGTTTTAAGGCCAAATGTTGTTTTGGATGAAAATCTTAAAAATAAAATAAATAGCGCATTAAAACAAAACCTTGGCCCATACTTTTTAGCAGATTATATAATCCAGGTAAATGATATCCCAACAACATTTAACTTCAAAAAGTTAGAAGTGCCTGTTAAGAAAATACTACTTGGCTGGGATTTAAAGAAAGCAGTTAACATAGAAACAGTAATTAATCCAGAGGCTCTATATCATTTAATTGATAAGGCAAAGCCAATTGCTGAAAAACTAAGTGAAAATATATAA
- a CDS encoding fatty acyl-CoA synthetase, with translation MDVTKDKELSSLLSELSEENSIKLMKRFNKIMRWVIADFPKFTSHKYPDKHGLIYFDGKEERKYTYKELDSLSNRFANFLIENGLNDYDRVALHSFNSDYFVISMFGTYKAKGVLVPINYLLTGKDVVYQINNSESKFYILDDAFYDQIKDVLSEFNFVKKYVGINQRNKIKDNKFIDFKNIINSYTDKEPDKILNIWDPVTIMYTSGTESLPKGVIHTNQSLISEYVSSILSGRFESRDAVIHALPLYHCAQKDVFLVPYIWIGATNIILPKGDIQLIMESIEKYKANSMFAPPTVWIGIINHPDFKKYDLSSIEKIYYGAAIMPVEILNKLRKEFPNAKFVNYYGQTELAPAHTALLPEDHEKKPGTAGKELLNMITELMDDNGNIINEPYKPGEIVGRGPHTMLGYLKNEEKTLEAFAYGWFHSGDIGMWDSDHYLYVVDRKKDMIKTGGENVSSREVEEVIYKHPAVKEVAVIGLPDEKWIEKVTAIVVLKDGYEKSDKLKNEIIEYSRNNLAHFKAPKDVIFVDSLPKSPSGKILKRELREMFKATKEFKKET, from the coding sequence ATGGATGTAACAAAAGATAAAGAATTATCATCCCTATTGTCTGAATTAAGTGAAGAGAATTCAATTAAATTAATGAAAAGGTTTAACAAAATAATGAGATGGGTGATAGCTGATTTTCCTAAGTTTACTTCTCATAAATATCCAGACAAACATGGTTTAATTTATTTTGACGGTAAAGAAGAGCGCAAGTACACATATAAAGAGCTTGATAGCCTCTCTAATAGATTTGCGAATTTTTTAATAGAAAATGGATTAAACGATTATGATAGAGTTGCATTGCATTCATTTAATAGCGATTATTTTGTTATTTCAATGTTTGGTACATATAAAGCTAAAGGGGTCTTAGTTCCAATAAATTATTTGTTAACAGGAAAAGATGTTGTTTATCAGATTAATAACTCCGAATCCAAGTTTTATATATTAGATGATGCCTTTTACGATCAAATAAAAGATGTATTATCTGAGTTTAATTTTGTAAAAAAATATGTTGGGATTAACCAAAGGAATAAAATAAAAGATAACAAGTTTATTGATTTTAAAAATATAATTAATTCCTACACAGATAAAGAGCCTGATAAAATATTAAATATATGGGATCCAGTAACAATAATGTATACAAGTGGTACAGAAAGCTTACCAAAGGGTGTTATTCATACAAATCAATCTTTGATATCAGAATATGTTTCTTCAATATTATCTGGTAGATTTGAGTCCAGAGATGCTGTTATACATGCTTTACCTTTATATCATTGTGCTCAAAAAGATGTGTTTCTTGTTCCATATATTTGGATTGGAGCGACAAACATTATTTTACCTAAAGGTGATATACAATTAATAATGGAATCAATTGAAAAATATAAGGCAAACAGCATGTTTGCCCCTCCAACAGTTTGGATAGGTATAATTAACCATCCTGATTTTAAAAAGTATGACTTATCATCAATAGAAAAGATATATTATGGAGCAGCAATAATGCCAGTTGAAATATTAAATAAGTTGAGAAAAGAATTCCCAAATGCCAAATTCGTTAACTATTATGGACAAACTGAGCTAGCACCTGCTCATACAGCCTTGTTGCCAGAAGATCATGAAAAGAAACCAGGAACCGCTGGTAAGGAATTGTTAAATATGATAACAGAATTAATGGATGATAACGGTAACATAATAAATGAACCATATAAACCAGGTGAAATTGTTGGTAGAGGACCTCATACAATGCTAGGATATTTAAAGAATGAGGAAAAAACGCTAGAAGCCTTTGCATATGGTTGGTTCCATAGCGGTGATATAGGCATGTGGGATAGTGATCATTACCTATACGTTGTTGATAGGAAAAAAGATATGATAAAGACTGGGGGAGAAAATGTTTCATCAAGAGAAGTTGAAGAAGTTATTTATAAGCATCCAGCAGTAAAAGAAGTTGCAGTTATTGGTTTACCAGATGAGAAATGGATTGAAAAGGTTACAGCAATAGTTGTTTTAAAGGATGGATATGAAAAGAGTGATAAGCTAAAAAATGAAATAATTGAATATTCAAGAAATAATCTAGCCCACTTTAAAGCTCCTAAAGATGTAATATTTGTTGATTCATTACCAAAATCACCATCTGGTAAGATATTAAAGAGAGAATTAAGAGAAATGTTTAAAGCAACTAAAGAATTTAAAAAAGAAACGTAA
- a CDS encoding DUF996 domain-containing protein: MIKRKLSALDKHMDRLNSLNSSQNTGNQLGKYEIHDAANYGFYGSVLMFLGFIPFIGGFLLFIGFILILIALNDFSKIFNNKYIFENALYAVVAGIIISILVITVAPLGIFSGHITSTIIVVFILIYIASITSGYFYRNVYSSLADNIKNNLGNISNEEFQKASSWYWYGGLTTIILIGVIFILIADIYALLGYRELSKTY, translated from the coding sequence ATGATTAAGAGAAAACTGAGCGCATTAGATAAACATATGGATAGATTAAATTCATTAAATTCATCCCAAAATACAGGAAATCAGCTCGGAAAATATGAAATCCATGATGCAGCAAATTATGGATTTTATGGATCCGTATTAATGTTTTTAGGTTTTATTCCATTTATTGGTGGATTCCTTTTGTTTATAGGGTTTATTTTAATATTAATAGCATTAAATGATTTTTCAAAGATTTTTAATAATAAATATATATTTGAAAATGCTTTATATGCAGTTGTAGCAGGTATCATAATATCTATCTTAGTAATAACAGTGGCACCTTTAGGAATCTTTTCAGGCCATATAACTTCAACAATAATAGTTGTTTTCATATTAATATATATAGCATCTATTACTTCAGGATATTTTTATAGAAATGTATATTCATCATTAGCAGATAACATTAAAAATAACTTAGGCAATATCTCTAATGAAGAATTTCAAAAAGCATCTAGCTGGTATTGGTATGGTGGATTAACAACAATAATTTTGATTGGGGTCATATTTATTCTTATTGCTGACATTTATGCTCTTCTGGGTTATAGAGAACTTTCTAAAACATATTGA
- a CDS encoding ATP-binding protein — MNENEIIEKAKERAKKYGEVVGLVSRVSPISHGTENKEIKADIPFDVYLNKKFLVGTYIGISIPISETLILGRIKSVERSDILAISKIPALSPMEDFSAITTPLSLTIELLSEKVGNDIVPPSSPIDPQSPIFIPNQEFLREMLGLLDDGIEIGSLMEGYKKIDVPVKLTYEMLRHHILIVGTTGAGKTNLLKIIMANSKIPLIVFDIQGDYVKSMAEIGGYILLPITRDYNKKVNELINIFLFRSGLNDYRIKEKIDDTHFILSNGEKEFHLIISGFRLANTYYLLPDVTPIFSQQGAQFFKLITQNCKTDIDSWEKECKKFLNSYNLHESTEKNILRSVISLENTGLLDIKLEGKLYLDEPKYSELINKKTVVDLRFALERGTLSSTTTAFIIAERIFNIIDNNYKTDGKETPFIFIFDEAHEYFPQGGREEESKEALERLINKIMRLGRVRGIGTILATHRPTDLNDLILTLSNSKIALRADEDALRKIGMEEYSKSLMASPPGYGILRTFSLKVQDLVFRSNKF, encoded by the coding sequence ATGAATGAAAACGAAATAATTGAAAAAGCAAAAGAAAGAGCAAAAAAATATGGAGAAGTTGTTGGTTTAGTATCTAGGGTTTCTCCAATTTCTCATGGAACAGAGAATAAAGAAATAAAAGCTGATATACCATTTGATGTTTATTTAAATAAAAAATTTTTAGTTGGAACCTATATAGGTATTTCAATCCCTATCTCTGAAACATTAATATTGGGAAGGATTAAATCTGTAGAAAGGTCTGATATATTAGCTATATCAAAAATACCAGCTTTATCACCTATGGAGGACTTTTCAGCAATAACAACACCTCTATCTTTAACTATTGAATTGCTTTCAGAAAAGGTAGGAAATGATATAGTACCACCATCATCTCCAATTGATCCCCAAAGTCCAATATTTATACCAAATCAAGAATTTCTAAGAGAAATGCTAGGTCTTCTAGACGATGGAATTGAAATAGGTTCTTTAATGGAGGGATATAAAAAAATTGATGTACCTGTTAAGCTCACATATGAAATGCTTAGGCATCATATCCTAATTGTTGGTACAACAGGTGCAGGTAAGACGAATTTGTTAAAGATTATAATGGCTAATAGCAAAATACCATTAATAGTTTTTGATATTCAAGGTGACTATGTAAAATCAATGGCTGAGATTGGAGGATATATTTTGTTGCCTATAACAAGAGATTACAATAAAAAAGTCAATGAATTAATTAATATCTTTCTTTTTAGAAGTGGGCTTAATGATTATAGGATTAAGGAAAAAATAGATGATACCCATTTTATATTAAGTAATGGTGAAAAAGAATTTCATTTAATAATTTCTGGTTTCAGATTAGCAAATACCTATTATTTGTTACCTGATGTTACGCCAATATTTTCACAACAAGGAGCACAGTTCTTTAAACTTATAACTCAGAATTGTAAAACAGATATTGATTCATGGGAGAAAGAGTGTAAAAAATTTTTAAATAGCTATAACTTGCATGAATCTACAGAAAAAAATATATTAAGATCTGTAATAAGTTTGGAAAATACAGGATTACTTGATATAAAATTAGAAGGCAAATTATATTTGGATGAACCAAAATATTCGGAATTAATAAATAAAAAGACTGTTGTAGATCTACGTTTTGCATTAGAGAGAGGTACTCTTAGCTCAACAACTACTGCATTTATTATAGCTGAAAGAATATTTAATATTATTGATAATAATTATAAAACCGATGGAAAAGAAACACCTTTTATTTTTATATTTGATGAAGCTCATGAATATTTTCCTCAAGGCGGAAGAGAAGAAGAGAGTAAAGAAGCGCTTGAAAGGTTAATAAATAAAATAATGAGATTGGGTAGGGTAAGAGGTATTGGAACAATACTTGCAACTCATAGGCCCACGGATCTTAATGATTTAATCTTAACCCTATCAAATAGCAAGATAGCATTAAGGGCAGATGAAGATGCATTAAGGAAGATTGGAATGGAAGAATACTCAAAAAGTTTGATGGCTTCCCCTCCCGGATATGGTATATTAAGAACATTCTCATTAAAGGTGCAAGATTTAGTCTTTAGAAGTAATAAATTCTAA